The sequence GCGGTGGTTGCGGCTGCGAGAGCAGCGGCAGTCTCCTGCTTCTTGGCCTGGGCGGAAGTCAGAGCGGCCTCAGTGTCCTTCTTTTCCCGCTGAGCGTTGGCCTCGGTAGCCTTGGCCTGGTCCAGATTGGCCTGTGCAGTAGTAACGGCCTTATTGGCGTCATCGAGCTTTGCCTGCGCGTCCTCGACGGCCTTCTTGGCGGCCTCGTACTCGTCCATACCCATGGCCTCGAGCTTGGCCTGCGCATCGTCGAGGGCCTTCTTGGCCTCATCCTGCTTTGCCTTGGCGTCCTTGAGCGCCTGGGTCTTATCCTCGACACTCTTGTTGGCTTGATCGAGCTGATCGTTCAGGTCGCCCAGCTTCTTCTGCTGCTGCTCGGTCTTTTCGACGGCGGCTTTGAGCTCGTCAATCTTCTCCTGGAGCGCGGCGACTTCTGCTGCGTTCTGCTCGATTTCGTTGTCGCTCACAGCCTGCGAGGCCTGATTCTTTTGCTGCTGCGCCTGCTTTTGAGACTGGCCCGCCGCGTCGGCCTTCTTCTGGGCGGCATCGTAGGCGGCCTGAGCGTCCTTGAGCTGCTTTGCCGACTCCTCGGCCAGCTGGGCAGCCGTCTTTACGACCGCTTGGTTACCGGCGGCAACGGTGTTCTCTACAGAACTACCCATTACAGTCTGAAGTGGGCCACCGATAAATTTCGATGGCGAGCATTCGGCGCATTGCCTACGATACGGGCAAGCCCCGAGGGGCCGCCGATCGGGCGCCTCCGGATGGCCGTCTGCCCCTGCCCCGTAGAGGGCCCGGGGGGTGTTGCCACCGGGGGCGCTCGCCGCTCCGGACGACTGATAGGAAACTGCCGGGCGCAAGCGCCACGGCCAGGTAATGTGGGTGTCGCAGGGAGGGGTTCCGATCGGCCTACCGATTGGAGGATAACACCGTGGCACCACCTAGAATGCCGGAAGCCGTCATCGGGCTCGATGTCGGGAAATTGTCCCATTGGGCATGCGTCGCGACCCGGGACGGCGAGATACTGCTGAGCGCCCCCGTCGCGAACAGGGAGGGCGATCTGGACTCGCTGTTCGGCCGCTTCCCCGACGCGCTCGTGGTCGTCGACCAGTCGCGCAACATAGGCGCCCTCGCGCTCGCCCGCGCCAAGGCGGCCGGGATGTCGGCGGCGTACCTACCGGGACTCGCGGCACACGGGGCCGCCAGGCTCTTCGCCGGCGACGCCAAGACCGACGAGCGGGACGCAATGGTCATCGCGAAGACGGCGCTGGGCATCCCCGACGCACTCCTGCCGGTCGGGGATCCGGGCCCGACGGTCGCGGCGGCGAGGGCGCTGGCCGCCCAGAGAAACTTCCTGACCTGCGAAAACACCAGGAGCAAGAACCGGCTGCGCAGCATCCTGCTGGAATCGTGCCCCGCCTTCGAGGCGTTGGTCGACCTGTCCGACGGTCCCCAGCTGAGGCTCATGGCATCCCTCGGCGGGGCCTGGTCGGTGGCCGACGCCGGGCCCCGCAGGGCGGCGGCGCTCACGCGCGGGGCGGCGCGCGGCAAGATCGAGGCCCTCGTCCGCTCGACGGCCTCCTCGACAAGGCCGGACGCGGCGGCCATCGCCGCCGAGGACCGGGCGGTGAGGCTGCTCGCGCGCAGGATCTCCGAGAACTCGGCGGAGATCGATGTGATCACGGCGGAGATATCCGCCCTCCTCGAGGGCGACGATACCTACCGATGCCTCCTGACGGTGCCGGGGATCGGCCCCAAAACCGCTTCCGAGCTCGCGATCTCCATAGATATCGAAGACTTCCCAAGCCACGACAGGCTCGCGTCGTACTGCGGCCTGGCGCCGCGCAACCGCCAGTCGGGGACCTCGATCTCCTCGGTGACGGCATCGCGCCAAGGCAACAAGAGGCTGAAGAACCTGCTCATATTCTCGTGCAACTGCCTTACCCGGACAGAGGGAAGATGGGGCGATTACTACGCTAGGTGCCGAGAGCGGGGCATGCCGCACGGCAAGGCGCTCAAGGCGCTGGCACGAAAGAGGCTGAAGGTCATCTACGCGATCATGCGGGACAGGGTGCCCTACGCCGCCTAGTCGAAGCGCTCCGAACAGATTGGAGCCCATCGGCCGAAAGGCCTGGCGTTAGCATGTCGCGATTCAATCTCGAAAACAGCATTGCCCAGTTGACAAAACTATAGGAACACCCCCCCCCTGAACAGAATCGCCGTTATCGGTTGATGGTGCGGCGATTGCCGCCAGCGGCGACATGAGCGGCTGAGCGATGAGGCCCGCCGTCAAAACGGTTGCGACGGCGCGGTTAGCAACGCCCTTGACGTTGACAGTCTTGGCCCGAGGCCCAAAGTGTTGTGGACTGTAGTTTGCCATGGCTTTCTCCCTTTGACACGGATGTATCCATACGTATCAAACGGTAGCTGTCGATTTTTGAATTCTGTTGCGCAACATTGGCGACCAGCGTATTTTTTGAAATTCACGCTCTCGTGCTTCACAGTTTCGTCACATTTGAAGGAGCTGGTGCATCATATTCTCGCGGGATGGAATTGAGCCTGTGATTTGCATTTGCTCCCGCGTCATCCGCCCTATCGGATTCCGCATCCAACAGACACCCCGCCCGCCACGGTGTAGAGTTAGGACAACGGGCGCGTTGCGCGGACCGCGCTGGAACGAGGTGGACATGGAACTCGACAAACAACAGATCAAGCGACTGCGCGAGCGTCATCATCGACGTCACGGCATCCGCCCCGCTCATAGCGAAGCCATGGAAAACATCACCCGCTTCCTCAAGCGCGCATTCAACATTCGCGAGGGACGCGCGCCCTATCACGTGATCCGCAAGCGTTTTGTAAACGGCGCGCGTCTGACTGGCTCTCACCTGTGTATCCTCATCATCGCCATGCTCATCGCAAGCATCGGCCTCGATATCGATTCGGACATCGCCATCGTGGGCGCCATGCTCATCTGCCCGCTTATGGGATCGGTCCTTGCCATGGCATATGGCATCGCCACGCTCGACCGCGAGATTACCGTCGAAGCCGTCGCCAGCCTTGCGCTGCAAATGGCCTTTTGCCTGGTCACATCCACGTTGTACTTTAAGCTCTCGTCCCTCGGCACCACCACGGCCGCCATCATCGACAATTCGACACCGACTGTGTGGGACCTTGCCGTCGCGCTCGCGGGCGGCTTTGCGGGCGGCCTAGGCAACTCGCGCGACCAGGAACCCGCCACGCTCATCGCCGGCGTGGCCGTGGCGACCGCGCTCATGCCGCCCCTGTGCGCGGCGGGCTACGGCATCGCCATCGCAAGCGGGTCGCTATTTCTCTCGGCGCTTTATGAGTTTGGCATCAACGTGGTCTTTATCGCGCTGGCGGCCGAAGCCGTATTGCTTCTTTTACGTGTACCGCTCAAGCGCGACCTCAACGGCGACGGCATTGTGACCGCCAAGGAAAACGCCGAGGTCGACGAGCTGTCACGCAAGGTGCGCCGCCGCATTATTGTGGGCACGGTAGTCTTTGCCATCCCCTGCATCGTTATGACCGCGGGTTCCATTGGCTCGGCGCAGGCCGGCGTGCAGGACGGCTACGGCGTCACCGAAACCACGCGCGAGCTTGCCGCGGTGCTGCCGGGTTTTAAAGATTACACCGTCGCCGTCGAGACCTCGGCTACCGAAGGCGAGGAAGAGGGCATCGTCGAGCGCGAGGTTGTCGCCCATGTGACAACGAGCGAGGCGCTCGGGGCGCACGACCGCCACGTAGCCCGCAAGCTCATCGACCTCAACGTGCCCGAACTCGACCGCGTGGAGTTCGATGTGAAGTGATGCCGGCGCGGGATGAATGCCTGCACGGACGCAAGTTACGACGAGGCGCAGATGCGATACGGACACGAGCAAATAGCGGGGTGCAGTTCACACCCGCGCCCCGCTCGCTGTTTTATTGCCGTGAATCAACTGTCCAGATCGACATCGCCAGACTCCACCGTAAACGCCGGATCGGTGCTCACAAGATAAAATCGGGTCACCTTAGTATCTCTAATTAGGTAAATCTGCCCCTGATTGCGTCGGCGCGATATATACGCAACGTGAACCGTACCGAATTCTTTGCCGTTTTCCTTCTTTAATACCAGGATGTTGGGGTCATCCGTACGCTTAAACTGCCCGTCTGTGCAGATTCCGTCTTGGTCGACCAGCTGCCATCGACAGTTGTCCTCCTCAAGAAAAGCCAGGGTTTCCAGACTCGTTTTGTCATCCCGATAGTAACCATCAATGGCAAACCCTTCGGAAGCACATTCCTGCATATAGGACGTTTCTCGGCTTATAGCAAACAGCCCTGTAGCGCCCAAGAGCACAGCCAGGCAGACCACTGCAAGGGTTATCGAAATAGCACGGCGACCCATGTTAGCCCAACCGATAGTTGTTTAACGGAGCACGAAACATACCTGGAACCTCCGATATCAGGGGGAACGTCGCCAGCAGGCTGGCGACAGCTATATGTTTATGATATCAAACCATATGGCTGCTACTCGCGGAGGGGGCATCGGCGAACGGCGTGTTTTCATACTCCCTTGATTCTCATTTTCATTGCAACAGCCTCAGGACTCAGCGCAACGCGTTGCGCTGAGTCCTGAGGCGCGAATCCGGGTAGGCAACCCCAGAGGGGCCGGAATCCCCCGGCCCGCGATGGAGGGAGGCCGGCATGTCCAGACCCAAGCCGTCCGGAAGGTCGTACGGGAGGCTCACGAGGCACGAGAGGAACACGGTCGAGAGGATGCTCGACCGCAACCGCAGCGCCCGCGAGATCGCCGCGGAGCTCGGCAGGTCGCCGTCGACCGTGACCAGGGAGGTGGCGGCGCACCGCTACGTCACCGCGCCGCGCTCGCGCTACGGCGAGCCCGCGCCCGCGGACCTGTCGGGGGCCTGCCCCAGGCTCTCCGCGTGGCCGAGGTGCTGCAACGGCTGCTCGCACAGGAGGGGCTACGGCTGCTCGAGGAGGCCCAGGGTGTTCTACAGCGCCAGGAGGGCGCAGGAGGCGGCCGACGCCGAGCTCTCGGCGAGCAGGTCCGGGATCGACGAGACCGAGGAGGGCGCCGCCGCCAAGCTAGCGGCCATCAGGGACGGGCTCGCGCGCGGGCTCTCCCCGCAGCAGATAGCGGCGACGACCCCCGGGCTCAGCGCCTCCACCGTCTACAGGTGGGTGGACGCCGGCTACGACGGCATGACGAACATGGAGCTCAGGCGCAAGGTCGGCTACAGGCCGAGGTCGCGCCGGGCCCCGAAGAGGGCGACGTCCCACTCGGCGCGCAGGTCGCACGCGTCGTTCCTCGCGCTCGGCGAGGACGCCTGCGCCGCGGCCTGGGAGATGGACACCGTCGAGGGCCCCAGGGGCGACTCCGCCAGGCTCCTCACGCTCCTGCACCGCCCGAGCCGCTTCCAGCTGGCCCTGCCGCTGCCGGACGGCACGTGCGCCTCGGTCCTGGCGGCGCTCTCCTCCCTGCGCGGGGTCCTCGGCGAGGACGGCGCGAGGCGCGCCTTCGGCGCCGTGCTCACCGACAACGGGAGCGAGTTCGCCGACGAGGGCGCCATCGCGGCGCTGTTCGGCGAGCGGGACGGCGAGACCAGGCTCTTCTACTGCGACCCCCGGCAGAGCCAGCAGAAGGGCGCGTGCGAGAAGAACCACGTGGAGATCAGGAAGCTGCTGCCCAAGGGCGCAGGGGCCAGGTTCGACCGGCTGACGGCGGCGGACTGCGCGCTGCTCATGTCGCAGGTGAACTCCGAGCCGAGGGGGGCGCTCGGGTTCCTGACGCCGGCGCGCGTGCTGCGGGCGGCCCTCGGGGAGGACGCCTCCGCCCTCATGGACGCGTTCGGGATAGAGGAGCTGGCGCCCGGCGAGCTCGACCTCACGCCCGGCTGCATCGACAGGGCCAGGGCCGCGAGGGGCGAGGGGCCGCTGGCGGGATAGGCGGCGGGCCGGGACATGGGCCGGAGGGCCCGTTGCGCTGAGTCCGGAACGGCTGCGCGGCGGGCTGGCGGAGCATGCGGCGGCGGCATGGGGGCACCGGCCTCCACAGCCTCTCCACCTGCGGAAACGAGGCGACGAGCAGGTGCCGGGGGCTATTTCCGCGTTGCGCTAGCTGCGGAAACGCGGGGCCCGTTCAGGCTGTTGCGTTGAGATTGAAAATCAACCTGTTTTCATACTCCATTGGTCAAACCTAAGCGCGGCCCTACAGCTCGTACTTGTACACGCGGTAGATGTACTTATCGGCTTCCATCTCGTAGGTGGCGATGGGCAGTCCGCAGCGATCATCTCGTCGTTTGGCAGATAGGTCACGCTGTGCTGGCCTGCGTTGAGCGAAAAATCGCCCTGGGCTTGCAGCAACTTGCCCTCAAAGCCCGAGCCGGCCCAAAACTCTGGCGAGCCCACGGAAGGCTGTAGCAAGGTCATTTGCGCAACATATGTCCAGCAAAAACGGGTGGTAGCCGGCACGGCTACCACCCGTTTGCCTCATATCTAGCCCAAAGCAGGCCAGTTACTTCTTAATGCCGCGTCCCAGACGCTCGGCGACCGATGCAACGGCCTCTTCGCTGGCCGGCCCGCAGCTCACGCAGCCGTCATGGGCGCGCATCTGGCCGGTGACCTCGTCCATCGCGAGCGGCGCCACCTTCTCGAGCTTAAAGCCCTTGCCGGCGCGCATGTTTTCCTTGGCCACGCTGATCATGAGCTTAATGCGGTTGAGCTGGTTGACCTCGGACGCACCAGGGTCGTAGTCCACCGCGACGATATTGCTCTCGGGGTGCTGACGGCGCAGCTCCTTAATCACGGCCTTGCCCACCACGTGATTGGGCAGGCACGCGAAGGGCTGCGTGCAGATGATATTGGGTGCGCCATGATCGATCAAGTCGAGCATCTCGGCCGTGAGCAGCCAGCCCTCGCCCATGTTGTTGCACACCGAAAGCACCGTGCGGGCCTTGTCGGCCATGGCGCCGATGCGCTCGGGAGCCTCAAAGCGGCGGGACTTTTCGAGCATCTCCTCCACCGGCGTACGCATCCAGTCCACGAGCTTGATGAGCGCCTGCATGCCCGCGCGCGTAGTGGCAGAGCTTCCCAGCTCGTCCTTCTGCAGCTCGGCGTTGCTCATGGAGTACAGGAAGAAGTCGAGCAGGCCCGGCACCACTGCCTCGCAGCCCTCGCGCTCGATGACATCGACCACGTGGTTGTTGGCTGTGGGATGGAACTTGACCAAGATCTCGCCAACCACGCCCACGCGCGGCTTGGTACCCTCGCCCACGAGCGGCATAGTGTCGAACGCGCGGATGGCCTCACGCGCAAGCTTGGTGTAGTTGTGCCTGTTGAACTTAGGCGCCAGCTTGCGGGCACGCGCCATGTACTCCTCGTAGAGTGCGTTGGCAGCACCGGGCGTTGCCTCGTACGGGCGGCAACGATAGAGCATCTGCATCATCACGTCGCCAAAGAGCACCGCGTAGACTGCCTGCTTAAGCAGCGCCGGCGTAATCTTAAAGCCGGGGTTGTCCTCGCCGAGCGCCACGGCCGAAAGCGAGATCACCGGAATCTCGGGGTGGCCGCTCTCGCGCAGGGCCTTGCGGATGAGTGCGATGTAGTTGGTGGCACGGCAGCCGCCACCGGTCTGGCTGATGACCACAGCTGTCTTGGACAGGTCGTACCGACCACTCTCGATGGCCTCCATAATCTGGCCCGTTACCAGAATCGACGGGTAGCAAATGTCATTGTTCACATAGCGCAGGCCGGCCTCGACAGCATCGTGATCGGTCGAGGGCAGCAGCTCCAAGTTGTAGCCGGCACCGCGGAACACCTCTTTGACCAGGTCAAAGTGAATCGGCGCCATCTGCGGGCACAGGATGGTGTAGCCCTCGTCGCGCATCTGCTCGGTAAAGGGCACCTTGGGCCACGCGGTCGAAGCACTCTCGCGCTGAGCCTCAAACGTGTACTTGCGGCTCGCGAACGCGGGGGCATCCGTGGAGGGCGCCACCGGCGCGGCATCGCCCTGCTCGTATGCCTCGCCCGCGGCCGTGGCCTCGGCCAGGCGCTCGGCCTCCTGGTCCTTAAGCGCGGCCATGAGCGAGCGGATGCGGATGCGCGCGGCACCCAGGTTGGATACCTCGTCGATCTTGAGCACGGTGTAGATCTTGCCGCTGGCTTCCAGAATCTCCTGCACCTGGTCGGTGGTCAGGGCGTCCAGACCGCAGCCGAAAGAGTTGAGCTGAATCAGGTCCAGGTCGTTGCGCATCGTTACAAAACGGGCGACGGCGTACAGGCGGCTGTGGTACATCCACTGGTCGACGACGCGAATCGGACGCTCGGGCTTTACCAGATGCGCGAGCGAATCCTCGGTAAAGACCGCAAAGCCAAAGCTCGAGATAAGCTCGGGCAGGGCATGGTTGATCTCGGGGTCGTTATGGTAGGGACGACCGGCGAGCACGATGCCGTGACCGCCGTGGTCCTCGACCCACTTAAGGGCCTCCTCACCCATGGTCTGGATGTCCTCGTGGAAACGCGCATCGGCCTCAAAGGCAGCGTTGACGGCGGCATCGACCTCAGAGCGCGTGATCTTGGGTCCACGCACGCGACCGCGACCGGCTTGCGCATCGGCCACACGGTCGACGGCGAGCACCTGGTACAGACGGCGCTTGAGCTCGGTCTTATCGTGATAGGGCACAAACGGGTACAGGAACTCGATGTTCTGCTCGCGGATCTCGTCGATGTTGAGTGCCAACGCCGTGGGGTAGCTCATGACGATGGGGCAGTTATAGCAGTTACCGGCGGTCGGATCCTCCTTGCGCTCCCAGCGCACGCACGGCATCCAGATAAAGTCGACGTCACGGTCGATAAGGTTCATCACGTGGCCGTGGCTCATCTTGGCCGGATAGCACACGCTCTCGGACGGCATGGACTCGATGCCCGCCTGGTAGGTCTTCTTACTCGACTGGTC is a genomic window of Collinsella aerofaciens containing:
- a CDS encoding IS110 family transposase: MAPPRMPEAVIGLDVGKLSHWACVATRDGEILLSAPVANREGDLDSLFGRFPDALVVVDQSRNIGALALARAKAAGMSAAYLPGLAAHGAARLFAGDAKTDERDAMVIAKTALGIPDALLPVGDPGPTVAAARALAAQRNFLTCENTRSKNRLRSILLESCPAFEALVDLSDGPQLRLMASLGGAWSVADAGPRRAAALTRGAARGKIEALVRSTASSTRPDAAAIAAEDRAVRLLARRISENSAEIDVITAEISALLEGDDTYRCLLTVPGIGPKTASELAISIDIEDFPSHDRLASYCGLAPRNRQSGTSISSVTASRQGNKRLKNLLIFSCNCLTRTEGRWGDYYARCRERGMPHGKALKALARKRLKVIYAIMRDRVPYAA
- a CDS encoding 2-hydroxyacyl-CoA dehydratase, with amino-acid sequence MSKLVDGIKDRMVAAAREAAPAVVDAAQKAATAAAEKVAEAVADAKNAAGETSVASEPATAAEPVAAAHAPEGAIFNPENARGNLHLGIDVGSTTVKLAVLNDDNQIVYAKYQRHHTDVRACARDLFEGAATVLPTAQMTCAITGSGGLLLSQWLDLEFVQEVIASKRAVETLIPATDVAIELGGEDAKIIYFDNGIEQRMNGTCAGGTGAFIDQMATLLHTDASGLNELAANATTIYPIASRCGVFAKTDVQPLLNEGARPEDVAASIFQAVVTQTISGLACGRPIRGNVAFLGGPLQYLSELRHRFYLTLNLDEEHRIVPQNAHLFVASGAAMAHESNKLSTFPQLIGAIDALGDTQGAEVERLDPLFATDEDFAEFKTRHDTEVVPKGKLEGYTGRVFIGIDAGSTTMKAALVGEDGQLLHTWYGNNNGDILGTAKVIMADFYNHIPAGCTIGHVTTTGYGEALLIEALKADSGEIETVAHLRGAKAFLPGVEFILDIGGQDMKCLRVKDGVIEHIMLNEACSSGCGSFIESFAVSMNMDVRAFANAAIHAKAPVDLGSRCTVFMNSRVKQAQKEGATVGDIAAGLSYSVIKNALFKVIKLRDPKEIGSQVIVQGGTFMSDATLRAFEQLTGVHAVRPDIAGCMGAYGAALLARDRAGADGTSTILSAEDIAHLTVTQKHVRCGRCSNNCQLTVNDFGGGRRFITGNRCEKGAGHKKQKTEAPNLFKKKNELLFNREVLSPDEAPRGTVGIPRALNMYENYPFWHAFFTRLGFSVQLSDQSSKKTYQAGIESMPSESVCYPAKMSHGHVMNLIDRDVDFIWMPCVRWERKEDPTAGNCYNCPIVMSYPTALALNIDEIREQNIEFLYPFVPYHDKTELKRRLYQVLAVDRVADAQAGRGRVRGPKITRSEVDAAVNAAFEADARFHEDIQTMGEEALKWVEDHGGHGIVLAGRPYHNDPEINHALPELISSFGFAVFTEDSLAHLVKPERPIRVVDQWMYHSRLYAVARFVTMRNDLDLIQLNSFGCGLDALTTDQVQEILEASGKIYTVLKIDEVSNLGAARIRIRSLMAALKDQEAERLAEATAAGEAYEQGDAAPVAPSTDAPAFASRKYTFEAQRESASTAWPKVPFTEQMRDEGYTILCPQMAPIHFDLVKEVFRGAGYNLELLPSTDHDAVEAGLRYVNNDICYPSILVTGQIMEAIESGRYDLSKTAVVISQTGGGCRATNYIALIRKALRESGHPEIPVISLSAVALGEDNPGFKITPALLKQAVYAVLFGDVMMQMLYRCRPYEATPGAANALYEEYMARARKLAPKFNRHNYTKLAREAIRAFDTMPLVGEGTKPRVGVVGEILVKFHPTANNHVVDVIEREGCEAVVPGLLDFFLYSMSNAELQKDELGSSATTRAGMQALIKLVDWMRTPVEEMLEKSRRFEAPERIGAMADKARTVLSVCNNMGEGWLLTAEMLDLIDHGAPNIICTQPFACLPNHVVGKAVIKELRRQHPESNIVAVDYDPGASEVNQLNRIKLMISVAKENMRAGKGFKLEKVAPLAMDEVTGQMRAHDGCVSCGPASEEAVASVAERLGRGIKK
- a CDS encoding DUF389 domain-containing protein — translated: MELDKQQIKRLRERHHRRHGIRPAHSEAMENITRFLKRAFNIREGRAPYHVIRKRFVNGARLTGSHLCILIIAMLIASIGLDIDSDIAIVGAMLICPLMGSVLAMAYGIATLDREITVEAVASLALQMAFCLVTSTLYFKLSSLGTTTAAIIDNSTPTVWDLAVALAGGFAGGLGNSRDQEPATLIAGVAVATALMPPLCAAGYGIAIASGSLFLSALYEFGINVVFIALAAEAVLLLLRVPLKRDLNGDGIVTAKENAEVDELSRKVRRRIIVGTVVFAIPCIVMTAGSIGSAQAGVQDGYGVTETTRELAAVLPGFKDYTVAVETSATEGEEEGIVEREVVAHVTTSEALGAHDRHVARKLIDLNVPELDRVEFDVK
- a CDS encoding IS30 family transposase, whose translation is MSRPKPSGRSYGRLTRHERNTVERMLDRNRSAREIAAELGRSPSTVTREVAAHRYVTAPRSRYGEPAPADLSGACPRLSAWPRCCNGCSHRRGYGCSRRPRVFYSARRAQEAADAELSASRSGIDETEEGAAAKLAAIRDGLARGLSPQQIAATTPGLSASTVYRWVDAGYDGMTNMELRRKVGYRPRSRRAPKRATSHSARRSHASFLALGEDACAAAWEMDTVEGPRGDSARLLTLLHRPSRFQLALPLPDGTCASVLAALSSLRGVLGEDGARRAFGAVLTDNGSEFADEGAIAALFGERDGETRLFYCDPRQSQQKGACEKNHVEIRKLLPKGAGARFDRLTAADCALLMSQVNSEPRGALGFLTPARVLRAALGEDASALMDAFGIEELAPGELDLTPGCIDRARAARGEGPLAG